A genome region from Methylobacterium sp. FF17 includes the following:
- the ntrB gene encoding nitrate ABC transporter permease, translated as MARSLGLRAALLSLALLVGFLLIWQVAVSGTAKTQVMDPEYAALMGQAATTGKSAMPGPLDVGATIWKHLKDPFYDRGPNDKGLGIQLAYSIGRVALGYLLAVIVAIPVGFLIGMSPLMGRALDPFIQLLKPVSPLAWMPLALYTIKDSGLSAIFVIFICSLWPMLINTAFGVSGTRKEWLNVARTLEVGPLRRALTVILPAAAPTILTGMRISIGIAWLVIVAAEMLVGGTGIGYFVWNEWNNLSINNVIVSILVIGLVGMILDQVLARAQRLVTFPD; from the coding sequence ATGGCCCGCAGCCTCGGCCTACGGGCAGCCCTGCTGTCGCTCGCGCTGCTGGTCGGCTTCCTGCTCATCTGGCAGGTCGCGGTCAGCGGCACGGCCAAAACGCAGGTCATGGACCCCGAATACGCCGCCCTGATGGGGCAGGCCGCCACCACCGGCAAATCGGCGATGCCGGGGCCGCTCGATGTCGGCGCCACGATCTGGAAGCACCTCAAGGACCCGTTCTACGATCGCGGGCCCAACGACAAGGGGCTCGGCATCCAGCTCGCCTACTCGATCGGCCGCGTGGCGCTCGGCTACCTGCTGGCGGTGATCGTCGCGATTCCGGTGGGCTTCCTCATCGGCATGTCGCCACTGATGGGGCGCGCCCTCGATCCGTTCATCCAGCTCCTCAAGCCGGTCTCGCCTTTGGCGTGGATGCCGCTCGCGCTCTACACGATCAAGGATTCCGGGCTGTCGGCGATCTTCGTGATCTTCATCTGCTCGCTCTGGCCGATGCTGATCAACACCGCCTTCGGTGTTTCGGGCACGCGCAAGGAATGGCTGAACGTCGCCCGCACCCTGGAGGTCGGGCCGCTCCGCCGCGCCCTCACGGTGATCCTTCCGGCCGCCGCGCCGACGATCCTGACGGGCATGCGGATCTCGATCGGAATCGCTTGGCTGGTCATCGTCGCCGCCGAGATGCTCGTGGGCGGAACCGGCATCGGATACTTCGTCTGGAACGAGTGGAACAACCTCTCGATCAACAACGTGATCGTCTCGATCCTCGTCATCGGCCTCGTCGGCATGATCCTCGACCAGGTTCTGGCCCGCGCCCAGCGCCTCGTGACCTTCCCGGATTGA
- a CDS encoding transposase — translation MRRSRHTDQEIAFLLREAESGTAIAAICAAAHVSVGTFYRWRRRFGGLPPAGVARLGEIERENARLRTEVTALRQALLASAPPESVPARQTPSLMPASAMTPIPFRGSHASVGRYAFLRTANR, via the coding sequence ATGCGTCGATCCCGACATACCGACCAAGAGATCGCCTTCCTCCTGCGGGAGGCCGAGAGCGGAACCGCGATCGCGGCCATCTGCGCGGCCGCCCACGTCTCCGTCGGCACATTCTACCGCTGGCGCCGACGCTTCGGCGGACTGCCGCCGGCCGGTGTCGCGCGCCTCGGTGAGATCGAGCGCGAGAACGCGCGGCTGCGCACCGAGGTCACGGCCCTCCGGCAAGCGCTGCTGGCATCGGCTCCGCCCGAGAGCGTCCCGGCACGCCAGACGCCGAGCCTGATGCCTGCTTCGGCCATGACGCCGATCCCCTTCAGGGGCAGCCATGCCTCGGTCGGTCGCTACGCCTTTCTCAGGACGGCGAACCGATGA
- the urtB gene encoding urea ABC transporter permease subunit UrtB → MVEGVGRVWLAGLLVWAASLMVPPALAAGLGLDRAAFAAALCGDGAAQTSAVETFLRRSAEAEAGDVAWAGTTLRALLDRRLACLGETVVILDRAGAADGLDAATGTARPATGGRSPVLGLRQRALIETASGVATLLTGSSADARKGALATVERRIASVPEPVLRRAAAAEADAGLKASLAAVVESAALSSPDPARRLAAIRAVAEAPSGAAFSRLSALKADPAYGADPAFRTVLDAALARVERSVSLGNALAVLYNGLSFASILFMAAAGLAIIFGLMGVINLAQGEFIMIGAYATYGVQEAIRRIAPAWLDAYLLVAIPVAFLASALVGIAIEALILRHLYRRPLMSLLATWAVSLFLINGVRVAIGSQNLQFAMPSYVSGGVPLYADFVVTWNRLFAIAFAAVTLVLTLVILKRTPLGLDIRAVTQNRDMAACLGIRTRRVDRLAFGFGSGLAGLAGVALCPIYSVNPGMGANFIVDSFMVVVLGGVGTVVGTLVAALGIGGANVLIEPLYGAVAAKVIVLVGIILFLQRRPEGLFAVRRRR, encoded by the coding sequence ATGGTTGAGGGCGTGGGACGGGTCTGGCTCGCCGGCCTTCTGGTCTGGGCCGCGAGCCTGATGGTACCGCCGGCCCTCGCGGCCGGTCTGGGCCTTGATCGGGCCGCTTTCGCCGCCGCCCTGTGCGGGGACGGCGCGGCGCAGACGAGCGCCGTCGAGACGTTCCTGCGCCGCTCCGCGGAGGCGGAGGCGGGCGACGTCGCCTGGGCCGGCACCACCCTGCGTGCGCTCCTAGACCGGCGCCTCGCCTGTCTCGGCGAGACGGTCGTGATCCTCGACCGCGCGGGCGCCGCCGACGGCCTCGATGCGGCCACCGGGACGGCGCGTCCGGCCACGGGCGGGCGCTCGCCCGTGCTCGGCCTGCGCCAGCGCGCCCTCATCGAGACGGCGTCGGGCGTCGCAACGCTGCTGACCGGGTCGAGCGCAGATGCGCGCAAGGGCGCCCTCGCCACCGTGGAGCGCCGCATCGCCTCGGTGCCGGAGCCCGTCCTCCGGCGCGCGGCCGCCGCCGAGGCCGATGCCGGCCTGAAGGCGAGCCTCGCGGCCGTCGTCGAATCCGCCGCGCTGTCCTCGCCCGATCCGGCGCGCCGTCTCGCGGCGATCCGGGCGGTCGCCGAGGCCCCCTCGGGCGCGGCGTTCTCGCGCCTCTCGGCGCTCAAGGCCGATCCGGCCTACGGCGCCGATCCGGCCTTCCGCACGGTCCTCGATGCGGCGCTCGCCAGAGTCGAGCGCTCGGTTTCCCTCGGGAACGCCCTCGCGGTGCTCTACAACGGCCTGAGCTTCGCCAGCATCCTGTTCATGGCGGCGGCCGGTCTGGCGATCATCTTCGGGCTGATGGGCGTCATCAACCTCGCCCAGGGCGAGTTCATCATGATCGGCGCCTACGCCACCTATGGGGTGCAGGAGGCCATCCGACGCATCGCACCGGCCTGGCTCGACGCCTACCTCCTCGTCGCCATCCCCGTCGCGTTCCTGGCCTCGGCGCTCGTCGGCATCGCCATCGAGGCTCTGATCCTGCGCCATCTCTACCGGCGCCCGCTGATGAGCCTGCTGGCGACCTGGGCGGTGAGCCTGTTCCTCATCAACGGGGTCCGCGTCGCGATCGGGTCGCAGAACCTGCAATTCGCGATGCCGTCCTACGTCAGTGGCGGCGTGCCGCTCTATGCGGATTTCGTGGTCACCTGGAACCGCCTCTTCGCCATCGCCTTCGCGGCCGTCACCCTCGTGCTGACGCTCGTGATCCTGAAGCGCACCCCGCTGGGCCTCGATATCCGCGCGGTCACGCAGAACCGCGACATGGCCGCCTGCCTCGGCATCCGCACCCGGCGGGTCGACCGCCTCGCCTTCGGCTTCGGCTCGGGGCTCGCCGGCCTCGCGGGCGTCGCCCTCTGTCCGATCTACAGCGTGAACCCCGGCATGGGCGCCAACTTCATCGTCGACAGCTTCATGGTGGTGGTGCTTGGCGGCGTCGGCACCGTGGTCGGAACCCTGGTGGCGGCGCTCGGCATCGGCGGGGCCAACGTGCTGATCGAACCGCTCTACGGCGCCGTCGCCGCCAAGGTGATCGTGCTCGTGGGGATCATCCTGTTCCTGCAGCGCCGGCCCGAAGGCTTGTTCGCCGTGAGGCGTCGGCGATGA
- a CDS encoding CmpA/NrtA family ABC transporter substrate-binding protein: MALFDNPFDAKRRLLRGGCTCGAHGSQAEHEAALSGDAEIQRVVDGAVMRALFPHDAQRRAFLRSVGAATAMAAVSQFFPTKFAAEAFAAAGAPEKKDLKVGFIPITCATPIIMAKPMGFYEKQGLNVDVVKTAGWAVIRDKTLNKEYDAAHMLAPMPIAISLGVGSNPTPYTAAAIENVNGQAITLAMKHKDRRDPKDWKGFKLAVPFDYSMHNYLLRYYLAEAGIDPDTDVQIRAVPPPDMVANLRADNIDGFLAPDPVNQRAVYDGVGFIHILSKDIWDRHPCCAFAASNDFITQTPNTYAALLRAIIEATAYASKAENRKEIAAQIAPANYLNQPVTVVEQVLTGTFADGLGNVKKVPDRVDFDPFPWSSFAVWIMTQMQRWGQVKGEVDYKAVAEKVFLATDAAKLMRQEGQTPPTTTSKTFSVMGKIFDPDKPKEYLDSFKIRKAG; the protein is encoded by the coding sequence ATGGCCCTGTTCGACAATCCCTTCGACGCCAAGCGACGCCTGTTGCGCGGCGGCTGCACCTGCGGCGCCCATGGGAGCCAGGCCGAGCACGAGGCGGCGCTTTCCGGCGATGCCGAGATCCAGCGGGTGGTGGACGGCGCCGTGATGCGTGCGCTGTTCCCGCATGACGCGCAGCGTCGGGCCTTCCTGCGCAGCGTCGGCGCGGCCACCGCGATGGCGGCCGTCAGCCAGTTCTTCCCGACGAAGTTCGCGGCCGAGGCCTTCGCGGCGGCGGGCGCGCCGGAGAAGAAGGACCTCAAGGTCGGCTTCATCCCGATCACCTGTGCCACGCCGATCATCATGGCCAAACCCATGGGCTTCTACGAGAAGCAGGGCCTGAACGTCGACGTGGTCAAGACCGCCGGCTGGGCGGTGATTCGCGACAAGACCCTGAACAAGGAATACGACGCCGCGCACATGCTGGCGCCGATGCCGATCGCCATCTCGCTCGGCGTCGGCTCGAACCCGACGCCTTACACGGCGGCCGCGATCGAGAACGTCAACGGCCAGGCGATCACGCTCGCCATGAAGCACAAGGACCGGCGCGACCCGAAGGATTGGAAGGGCTTCAAGCTCGCGGTGCCGTTCGATTACTCGATGCACAATTACCTGTTGCGCTACTACCTGGCCGAGGCCGGCATCGACCCCGACACCGACGTGCAGATCCGCGCCGTGCCGCCGCCGGACATGGTCGCCAACCTCCGGGCCGACAACATCGACGGCTTCCTGGCGCCGGACCCGGTCAACCAGCGCGCGGTCTACGACGGGGTCGGCTTCATCCACATCCTGTCGAAGGACATCTGGGACCGGCACCCGTGCTGCGCCTTCGCCGCGTCGAACGACTTCATCACGCAGACGCCGAACACCTACGCCGCGCTCCTGCGCGCGATCATCGAAGCGACCGCCTATGCCTCCAAGGCCGAGAACCGCAAGGAGATCGCCGCCCAGATCGCGCCGGCGAACTACCTCAACCAGCCGGTGACGGTGGTGGAGCAGGTGCTCACCGGGACCTTCGCGGACGGACTGGGCAACGTGAAGAAGGTGCCCGACCGCGTCGATTTCGACCCGTTCCCGTGGTCCTCTTTCGCGGTCTGGATCATGACGCAGATGCAGCGCTGGGGGCAGGTGAAAGGCGAGGTCGACTACAAGGCCGTGGCCGAGAAGGTCTTCCTGGCGACCGATGCGGCCAAGCTCATGCGCCAGGAGGGCCAGACCCCGCCGACGACCACGAGCAAGACCTTCTCGGTCATGGGCAAGATCTTCGATCCGGATAAGCCGAAGGAATACCTCGACTCGTTCAAGATCCGGAAGGCCGGCTGA
- a CDS encoding ABC transporter ATP-binding protein: MSDDKFISIEGIARRYPAPGGTTSTVFEDMWLPMRRGEFVCMIGHSGCGKTTVLNILAGLEAPTEGVVIAAGEAIEGTSLDRAVIFQGHALLPWRTVLGNVAYAVSSRWRNASKADVEARARKAIRTVGLAGSEHKRPSELSGGMKQRVGIARALSIEPKILLMDEPFSALDALTRGTLQDEVRRICIETGQTVFMITHDVDESIYLADRIVLMTNGPMAKVAEIVENPLPKHRDRTQLHHAPGYYALRNHLMDFLVTRSKTLRDAMPAGYDQRNPPVVRPSLSDADAAAITSPEPVGKRA; this comes from the coding sequence ATGTCGGACGACAAATTCATCTCGATCGAGGGGATCGCCCGGCGCTATCCGGCTCCTGGCGGCACCACCAGCACCGTGTTCGAGGACATGTGGCTGCCGATGCGCCGCGGTGAGTTCGTGTGCATGATCGGGCATTCGGGCTGCGGCAAGACCACGGTGTTGAACATCCTGGCCGGTCTCGAAGCCCCCACCGAGGGCGTGGTCATCGCCGCGGGCGAGGCGATCGAGGGCACCAGCCTCGACCGCGCGGTCATCTTCCAGGGGCACGCCCTGCTGCCCTGGCGCACGGTGCTCGGCAACGTCGCCTACGCGGTGTCGTCGCGCTGGCGGAACGCCTCAAAGGCCGATGTCGAGGCGCGGGCGCGCAAGGCGATCCGGACGGTGGGCCTGGCCGGCTCCGAGCACAAGCGCCCCTCCGAACTGTCCGGCGGCATGAAGCAGCGCGTCGGTATCGCCCGCGCCCTGTCGATCGAGCCGAAGATCCTGCTGATGGACGAGCCGTTCTCGGCCCTCGACGCCCTCACGCGCGGCACCCTGCAGGACGAGGTCCGGCGCATCTGCATCGAGACCGGGCAGACCGTGTTCATGATCACCCACGACGTCGACGAGTCGATCTATCTCGCCGATCGCATCGTGCTGATGACCAACGGGCCGATGGCGAAGGTCGCGGAGATCGTCGAGAACCCGCTGCCCAAGCACCGCGACCGGACGCAGCTTCACCACGCGCCCGGGTACTACGCCCTGCGCAACCACCTGATGGACTTCCTCGTCACGCGCTCGAAGACGCTGCGGGATGCGATGCCGGCCGGCTACGACCAGCGCAATCCGCCTGTGGTGCGCCCGAGCTTGAGCGACGCGGATGCCGCGGCGATCACGTCGCCCGAGCCGGTCGGGAAGCGCGCCTGA
- the cynS gene encoding cyanase produces the protein MKREDLTEKLLDIKREKGWTWKYIQEEIGGLSPILITAACMGQMKLPKAQAAKAAALFGLSQSEERMLNEAPYRGSIPQMPPTDPLIYRFYELVMVYGTTWKELIQEDFGDGIMSAIDFNMTMEREPNNKGDRVKMSMSGKFLPYKYYDAEDGVPEYGFKES, from the coding sequence ATGAAGCGTGAAGACCTCACCGAGAAGCTCCTCGACATCAAGCGGGAGAAGGGCTGGACCTGGAAGTATATCCAGGAGGAGATCGGCGGCCTCTCGCCGATCCTCATCACCGCCGCCTGCATGGGCCAGATGAAGCTGCCGAAGGCCCAGGCCGCGAAGGCCGCCGCGCTGTTCGGCCTCTCGCAATCCGAGGAGCGGATGCTCAACGAGGCGCCCTATCGCGGCTCCATCCCGCAGATGCCGCCGACCGATCCGCTGATCTACCGCTTCTACGAGCTCGTCATGGTCTACGGCACCACCTGGAAGGAACTGATCCAGGAGGATTTCGGCGACGGCATCATGTCGGCGATCGACTTCAACATGACCATGGAGCGCGAGCCCAACAACAAGGGCGACCGCGTCAAGATGAGCATGTCGGGCAAGTTCCTGCCGTACAAGTACTACGACGCCGAGGACGGGGTGCCGGAGTATGGTTTCAAGGAAAGCTAG
- a CDS encoding sigma 54-interacting transcriptional regulator: protein MLVLDPLADRIVDANPAAARLLGYDRAVLRAMAASALHPGQRPALIVFTQGAMAKGHWWSQALIPRHADGRSLRLEYAASPIGDDRLLVTLSDLDARRRRVIDGQADQHMRAGITEWQRMERIFRDIERENQLILRAAGEGIYGVNADGVTTFINPAAERMLGWLATDLVGKDMHATVHHAHPDGTHYHHHDCPIYAAFRDGAVHQVDSEVFWRKDGTAFPVEYTSTPIRDHGQLLGAVIVFRDISQRREAEEQLRSALAEVDSLRERLELENAYLKEEIRLESHHQGIIGRSPAIEATLRQIDLVAGTDATVLVTGESGTGKELIARAIHEASRRRDRPLIRVNCAAVPRDLFESEFFGHAKGAFTGALRDRVGRFELAEGGTLFLDEVGEIPLDLQGKLLRVLQERSFERVGEERTRAVDIRLVAATNRDLKEEVRRGRFREDLYFRLNVFPLAASPLRERPEDIALIAQHFLKGAARRLNIPEPRLTEGDARRLARYTWPGNVRELENVIERAAILAVGGRLRFDLPETEPSRRPASPLAAPLAVPLAGPLATLPTDRPPTETDRRARDRAEIAAALAITGGRVFGPNGAAALLGLRPTTLASRMKAHGFDRR from the coding sequence ATGCTCGTGCTCGATCCGTTGGCCGATCGGATCGTCGACGCCAATCCGGCCGCCGCGCGACTGCTCGGCTACGACCGTGCGGTGCTGCGCGCCATGGCGGCGAGCGCGCTGCATCCCGGCCAGCGCCCGGCACTGATCGTGTTCACCCAAGGGGCCATGGCCAAGGGACACTGGTGGTCCCAGGCGCTCATTCCCCGGCACGCGGACGGCCGGAGCCTGCGCCTCGAATACGCCGCGAGCCCGATCGGGGACGACCGGCTCCTCGTGACGCTGTCCGACCTCGACGCGCGCCGTCGCCGGGTGATCGACGGGCAGGCGGACCAGCACATGCGCGCCGGCATCACCGAGTGGCAGCGCATGGAGCGGATCTTTCGCGATATCGAGCGGGAGAACCAGCTGATCCTGCGCGCGGCCGGGGAGGGCATCTACGGCGTCAACGCCGACGGGGTGACGACGTTCATCAACCCGGCCGCCGAACGGATGCTCGGCTGGCTCGCCACCGACCTCGTCGGCAAGGACATGCACGCGACGGTGCACCACGCCCACCCGGACGGGACACACTACCACCACCACGATTGCCCGATCTACGCGGCCTTCCGCGACGGCGCGGTGCATCAGGTCGACAGCGAGGTATTCTGGCGCAAGGACGGCACCGCGTTCCCCGTCGAATACACCTCGACGCCGATCCGCGACCACGGGCAGTTGCTCGGCGCCGTCATCGTGTTCCGCGACATCAGCCAGCGCCGCGAGGCCGAGGAGCAGTTGCGCAGCGCGCTGGCGGAGGTGGACTCGCTGCGCGAGCGGCTGGAGCTGGAGAACGCCTACCTCAAGGAGGAGATTCGGCTCGAGAGCCACCACCAGGGCATCATCGGGCGCTCGCCCGCGATCGAGGCGACGCTCCGGCAGATCGATCTCGTCGCCGGGACCGACGCGACGGTCCTCGTCACCGGCGAATCCGGCACCGGCAAGGAGCTGATCGCCCGCGCGATCCACGAAGCGAGCCGCCGGCGCGACCGCCCGCTGATCCGCGTGAACTGCGCCGCCGTGCCCCGCGACCTGTTCGAGAGCGAGTTCTTCGGCCACGCCAAGGGCGCCTTCACCGGCGCCCTGCGCGACCGTGTCGGCCGCTTCGAACTCGCCGAGGGCGGGACGCTGTTCCTCGACGAGGTCGGCGAGATCCCCCTCGACCTGCAGGGCAAGCTGCTGCGGGTGCTGCAGGAGCGCTCCTTCGAGCGCGTCGGCGAGGAGCGCACGCGCGCCGTCGACATCCGGCTCGTCGCCGCGACGAACCGGGACCTCAAGGAGGAGGTCCGCCGGGGACGCTTCCGGGAGGACCTGTATTTTCGCCTCAACGTGTTCCCACTCGCGGCGAGCCCCCTGCGCGAGCGGCCCGAGGACATCGCGCTGATCGCGCAGCATTTCCTGAAAGGGGCCGCGCGTCGCCTGAACATCCCCGAGCCGCGGCTCACGGAGGGCGATGCACGCCGACTGGCGCGCTACACGTGGCCCGGGAACGTCCGCGAGCTGGAGAACGTCATCGAACGAGCGGCGATCCTGGCGGTCGGCGGGCGGCTCCGCTTCGACCTGCCGGAGACCGAGCCGTCCCGCCGTCCTGCGTCACCCCTTGCCGCACCCCTTGCCGTGCCCCTTGCCGGGCCCCTGGCCACGCTTCCGACAGACCGCCCCCCGACCGAGACCGACCGCCGCGCGCGCGACCGCGCCGAGATCGCAGCGGCGCTCGCGATCACCGGCGGCCGGGTGTTCGGGCCGAACGGTGCCGCCGCCCTGCTGGGGCTGCGCCCCACGACCCTGGCCTCGCGCATGAAGGCGCACGGGTTCGACAGACGATGA
- a CDS encoding transporter substrate-binding protein, which yields MVEFTRRSFLGTAATLSAPAIIRPAWAADTIKLGCLFSSSGTMANLEGRLNHVVRMAADGINTKGGVNGRRIEVVTSDPASDWPLYAQIGRQMLQQEKVAALFGCWTSVSRKSVLPVVEQNDGLLFYPLHFEGDENSKNIVYVNSPPASSVLPAVDYLMGAEGVGAKRFFMIGSDYVWPRTINKQLKAYWASKGIAETAWREEYVPLGFSNFQTLVNQIRSFAAQPGGQPIVVLTVVGSSIPDFLREFANQGIRATDVPILGLDMVEADLEGLDTAPLVGHLNCWAYLQAAKAEANTRFLSEWAAYVKAKGVPFSADTVIDPMVSAYDSVQLWALAAAKAGSFDVPEVRKAFAGLSFADPSGYTLTMTGENNYVARGVFIGSVNEKQGFDILWQSPDAPKPVPFSPYG from the coding sequence ATGGTCGAATTCACGAGACGCAGCTTCCTGGGAACGGCGGCAACCCTGTCGGCCCCGGCCATCATTCGGCCGGCCTGGGCCGCCGACACGATCAAACTCGGTTGCCTGTTCTCTTCCTCGGGGACGATGGCCAATCTCGAGGGCCGCCTGAACCACGTGGTGCGCATGGCCGCGGACGGGATCAACACGAAGGGCGGCGTCAACGGCCGGCGCATCGAGGTCGTGACCTCGGACCCGGCCTCGGACTGGCCGCTCTACGCGCAGATCGGCCGGCAGATGCTGCAGCAGGAGAAGGTCGCGGCCCTGTTCGGCTGCTGGACCTCCGTCTCGCGAAAATCCGTGCTGCCGGTGGTCGAACAGAATGACGGGCTGCTGTTCTATCCGCTGCACTTCGAGGGCGACGAGAACTCAAAGAACATCGTCTACGTGAACTCGCCCCCGGCGAGCTCGGTGCTGCCGGCGGTCGATTACCTGATGGGTGCCGAAGGCGTCGGCGCAAAGCGCTTCTTCATGATCGGCTCGGACTACGTCTGGCCGCGGACCATCAACAAGCAGCTCAAGGCCTATTGGGCATCCAAGGGCATCGCCGAGACGGCCTGGCGCGAGGAATACGTGCCCCTCGGCTTCTCCAACTTCCAGACCCTGGTGAACCAGATCCGCAGCTTCGCCGCGCAGCCCGGCGGGCAGCCCATCGTGGTGCTCACCGTGGTCGGATCCTCGATTCCGGATTTCCTGCGTGAGTTCGCGAACCAGGGCATCCGCGCCACCGACGTGCCGATCCTCGGCCTCGACATGGTGGAGGCCGATCTCGAAGGCCTCGACACCGCGCCGCTGGTCGGCCACCTGAACTGCTGGGCCTATCTCCAGGCCGCCAAGGCCGAGGCCAACACCCGGTTCCTGTCGGAGTGGGCGGCCTACGTGAAGGCCAAGGGCGTGCCCTTCAGCGCCGACACGGTCATCGACCCGATGGTCTCGGCCTACGACAGCGTCCAGCTCTGGGCGCTGGCCGCCGCCAAGGCCGGCAGCTTCGACGTGCCGGAGGTGCGCAAGGCGTTCGCCGGCCTCAGCTTCGCCGATCCGTCCGGCTACACCCTGACGATGACGGGCGAGAACAACTACGTCGCCCGCGGCGTGTTCATCGGCTCCGTCAACGAGAAGCAGGGCTTCGACATCCTCTGGCAATCGCCCGATGCCCCCAAGCCCGTGCCGTTCAGCCCGTATGGTTGA
- a CDS encoding GlxA family transcriptional regulator — protein sequence MARSVAVLAMPGVQLLDVAGPLDVFAEANVQAGATVYALSIVGLGPGPIETSSGRRLLADCIVEADGPAAFDTLLVAGAPHLHGLEPDEALCRWLASAATGCRRYGSVCSGAFLLGQAGLLRGRRVTTHWAVADALAERYPEASVDADAICIFDGPLRTAAGVTAGLDLALALVEEDLGSEIARKVAAQLVMFFKRGGGQLQFGRRGVGALASRSALQEAQRWVAAHPAEDHGVAKLAARTGMSPRNFARLFRAETGLTPAAYVENVRIEAARRLLEDGRAAPKQVAGACGFKDSDTLRRAFQRRMGLTPAEYQRRHASPYRSED from the coding sequence ATGGCGCGCAGCGTTGCGGTGCTCGCAATGCCGGGAGTGCAACTCCTCGACGTCGCCGGCCCACTCGATGTCTTCGCGGAGGCGAACGTGCAGGCGGGCGCGACGGTCTACGCGCTGTCCATCGTGGGGCTCGGTCCGGGGCCGATCGAGACGTCGTCCGGTCGCCGCCTGCTCGCCGACTGCATCGTGGAGGCGGATGGTCCGGCCGCCTTCGACACCCTTCTGGTCGCGGGCGCGCCTCACCTGCACGGACTGGAGCCGGACGAGGCCCTGTGCCGCTGGCTCGCCTCGGCCGCGACCGGCTGCCGGCGCTACGGCTCGGTCTGCAGCGGAGCGTTCCTGCTCGGGCAGGCGGGCCTCCTGAGGGGTCGACGGGTCACGACCCATTGGGCCGTGGCGGACGCGCTCGCCGAACGCTATCCCGAGGCCTCGGTCGATGCCGATGCGATCTGCATCTTCGACGGTCCCCTCCGGACCGCAGCCGGGGTCACCGCGGGGCTCGACCTGGCCCTCGCGCTGGTCGAGGAGGACCTCGGCTCGGAGATCGCCCGCAAGGTCGCCGCGCAACTCGTGATGTTCTTCAAGCGCGGGGGCGGGCAACTTCAGTTCGGCCGGCGCGGCGTCGGGGCGCTGGCCAGCCGATCGGCCCTCCAGGAAGCCCAGCGCTGGGTGGCGGCGCATCCGGCGGAGGACCACGGCGTCGCGAAGCTGGCCGCGCGCACCGGCATGAGCCCGCGCAACTTCGCGCGCCTCTTTCGGGCCGAGACCGGGCTGACGCCGGCCGCCTATGTGGAGAACGTCCGGATCGAGGCGGCCCGTCGCCTTCTCGAGGATGGTCGGGCTGCCCCCAAGCAGGTGGCGGGCGCCTGCGGATTCAAGGACAGCGACACCCTCCGGCGGGCCTTCCAGCGCCGCATGGGCCTGACCCCGGCCGAGTATCAACGCCGCCACGCCTCGCCGTATCGATCGGAGGACTGA